One window of Mesorhizobium loti R88b genomic DNA carries:
- a CDS encoding (2Fe-2S)-binding protein: MTKIPVHLDINGTHHQLELEPRVTLLDALRDRLGLTGTKKGCDHGQCGACTVHVDGERVLACLTLAAQAEGRTITTIEGLAREGELHPVQAAFLEQDAFQCGYCTPGQIMSAVACIREGHAGSDEEIREYMAGNLCRCGAYPHIVAAVRQAALEVAS; this comes from the coding sequence ATGACGAAAATCCCCGTACATCTCGACATTAACGGCACACATCATCAGCTGGAACTCGAACCCCGCGTCACCCTGCTCGATGCCTTGCGTGACAGGCTCGGCCTGACCGGCACCAAGAAGGGCTGCGACCACGGCCAGTGCGGCGCCTGCACCGTGCATGTCGATGGCGAGCGCGTGCTGGCGTGTCTCACGCTGGCGGCCCAGGCCGAAGGCCGCACCATCACCACCATAGAGGGGCTTGCACGGGAGGGCGAACTGCATCCCGTGCAGGCTGCCTTCCTCGAACAGGACGCCTTCCAGTGCGGCTATTGCACACCGGGCCAGATCATGTCGGCGGTGGCCTGCATCCGCGAAGGCCATGCCGGCTCGGACGAGGAAATCCGCGAATACATGGCCGGCAATCTCTGCCGCTGTGGCGCCTATCCGCACATTGTCGCCGCTGTGCGCCAGGCAGCGCTGGAGGTCGCATCATGA
- a CDS encoding xanthine dehydrogenase family protein molybdopterin-binding subunit produces the protein MTVHNIRVGETKRGDAADGVLAEAVGGRLSRVDGPAKITGAARYAVEQQLEGLAYAVLVESTIASGKVRAIDTKEAEEAPGVLQVLTPDTIISLKGASDWFGMPSPHKTYCPLARDITFSGQHVAAVVAETFEQAVAAAAMVKVSYDETPAIVDLSDGKAGDGIPIDAMTNEWGDAPAAFASAPVRICAAYNTPREYQAPMEPHGLIARWEGDHLTVWEPSQWLDGMARTYAEWFDVPFENVRLVSPYIGGGFGSKALALSHGAVAASAAKMLGRPVRLVMTRPQTFTGYGGRAATRQTVTIGAGHDGVIQSIVHRGVNETSMDGMWVEPLGSVTSIMYATPNFSSKQNVVRVNSVVPGAMRAPGENPSAFGIESAIDELAYEVGIDPLEIRLRNYAEQDPHAKKAWSTRQLREAFAAGAERFGWARRSSKPRSMRDGNQLIGWGVAAGTYPVRRAYGEAIVRILADGSVEVESSSIDMGQGTYTILAQTAAETVGVQADNVVVKLGDSRFPRAGVTGGSRLAGVMTGAVYKAATSALDQLVGLAISDQRSPFHALQANTLVVANGRIASPRGDGPDVSIAELLRSVGRDHIEATGDTMPANSTAEDRYKNYTTIAMSVPHTEGDYSRHSWCAHFIEVRVDEDFGTVRVSRVVSALDSGRLYNPKLAESQWKGGIIMGIGQALLEEGIMDRRHGRIVNNNLADYLVPTNADIPDIEVISVGVPDLHSSVLGGKGVGELAIVGVAPAIANAVFHATGKRVRDLPITLEKLI, from the coding sequence ATGACCGTTCACAATATCAGAGTTGGTGAAACAAAACGGGGCGACGCCGCGGACGGCGTGCTGGCCGAGGCCGTTGGCGGCCGGCTGTCGCGCGTCGATGGTCCTGCCAAGATCACCGGTGCCGCCAGATACGCCGTCGAGCAGCAGCTCGAAGGTCTCGCCTATGCCGTGCTGGTCGAAAGCACGATTGCGTCGGGCAAGGTGCGTGCGATCGACACCAAGGAGGCCGAGGAAGCGCCCGGCGTGCTGCAAGTGCTGACACCAGACACCATCATCAGCCTCAAGGGCGCCTCCGACTGGTTCGGCATGCCGTCGCCCCACAAAACCTACTGCCCGTTGGCGCGCGACATCACCTTCTCGGGCCAGCATGTCGCCGCAGTCGTTGCCGAAACCTTCGAGCAAGCGGTCGCTGCAGCGGCCATGGTCAAGGTCAGCTATGACGAGACGCCGGCAATCGTCGACCTCAGCGACGGCAAGGCCGGCGACGGCATTCCGATCGACGCCATGACCAATGAATGGGGCGACGCGCCCGCCGCCTTCGCCTCAGCACCCGTGCGCATCTGCGCCGCCTACAACACGCCGCGCGAATACCAGGCGCCGATGGAGCCGCATGGCCTGATCGCACGCTGGGAAGGCGATCATCTCACCGTATGGGAGCCGAGCCAGTGGCTCGACGGCATGGCCCGTACCTATGCCGAATGGTTCGACGTGCCATTCGAGAATGTGCGGCTGGTCTCACCCTATATTGGCGGCGGCTTCGGCTCCAAGGCGCTGGCGCTCAGCCACGGCGCGGTGGCCGCGAGTGCTGCCAAGATGCTCGGCCGGCCGGTGCGGCTGGTGATGACGCGGCCGCAAACCTTCACCGGCTATGGCGGCCGTGCCGCGACGCGGCAGACGGTGACCATCGGCGCCGGCCATGACGGCGTGATCCAGTCGATCGTGCATCGCGGCGTCAATGAAACATCCATGGACGGCATGTGGGTCGAGCCGCTGGGCTCGGTCACCTCGATCATGTACGCGACGCCGAATTTTTCCTCGAAACAGAATGTCGTGCGGGTGAATTCGGTGGTGCCGGGCGCCATGCGCGCGCCGGGCGAAAACCCCTCCGCCTTCGGCATCGAAAGCGCCATCGACGAGCTCGCCTACGAGGTCGGCATCGATCCGCTGGAGATTCGCCTCAGGAACTATGCCGAGCAGGACCCGCACGCCAAAAAAGCCTGGTCGACCAGGCAATTGCGCGAGGCTTTTGCCGCGGGTGCTGAGCGTTTCGGCTGGGCCAGGCGCTCGTCAAAACCGCGCTCGATGCGCGACGGCAACCAGCTGATCGGCTGGGGCGTTGCCGCCGGCACCTATCCGGTTCGGCGCGCCTATGGCGAGGCGATCGTGCGCATACTCGCCGACGGTTCTGTCGAGGTCGAAAGCTCGTCGATCGACATGGGCCAGGGCACCTACACCATCCTGGCGCAGACCGCCGCCGAAACGGTCGGCGTGCAGGCCGACAATGTCGTGGTGAAGCTGGGCGACTCCCGCTTTCCCCGCGCCGGCGTCACCGGCGGCTCGCGGCTGGCCGGCGTGATGACGGGAGCGGTCTACAAGGCCGCGACCTCGGCGCTCGATCAATTGGTCGGTCTGGCGATCAGCGATCAGCGCTCACCCTTCCACGCGCTGCAGGCCAACACGCTGGTGGTCGCCAACGGCCGCATCGCCTCGCCGCGCGGCGACGGTCCCGATGTCTCTATCGCCGAACTGCTCAGGAGCGTCGGCCGCGACCATATCGAGGCGACCGGCGACACCATGCCGGCCAATTCGACGGCCGAGGACCGCTACAAGAACTACACCACCATCGCCATGTCGGTGCCGCACACCGAAGGCGACTATTCCCGTCACTCCTGGTGCGCGCATTTCATCGAGGTGCGCGTCGATGAGGATTTCGGCACGGTGCGCGTGTCACGCGTGGTGTCGGCGCTGGATTCCGGCCGGCTCTACAATCCGAAACTCGCCGAGAGCCAGTGGAAGGGCGGCATCATCATGGGCATCGGCCAGGCACTGCTGGAAGAAGGCATCATGGACCGCCGCCACGGCCGCATCGTCAACAACAACCTTGCCGACTACCTCGTGCCGACCAATGCCGACATTCCCGACATCGAGGTGATCTCGGTCGGCGTCCCCGACCTGCATTCATCGGTGCTCGGCGGCAAGGGTGTCGGCGAGCTGGCGATCGTCGGTGTCGCTCCGGCCATCGCCAACGCGGTGTTCCACGCGACAGGCAAGCGGGTGCGGGATTTGCCGATCACGCTGGAAAAGCTGATCTGA
- a CDS encoding FAD binding domain-containing protein translates to MRDFSYFRPGSVDAARQAAALPGAMLLAGGTTLIDLAKCGVAEPNTLVDITHLKGLDRIEVNERGATIGALAKMGHIADNADIKSQFPAISEALWQAASAQIRNMATIGGNLMQRTRCPYFRDPSNFSACNKRQPGSGCSAIGGVTRGHAVLGTSEACIAMYPGDLATALVAFDATVHLGERKLLVDDFFLLPGTTPDREHAIEPGEMITAIEIPGSAAARRSTYLKIRDRQSYEFAAASAAVGIEFEADGRTIRDLRVALGGVATKPWRARALEAALIGKVLEPETARAASRLAVEGAVDHGANHYKIELAPRVIARAILKLGETA, encoded by the coding sequence ATGAGGGATTTTTCCTATTTTCGCCCCGGCTCGGTCGATGCGGCACGCCAGGCAGCCGCCCTGCCCGGCGCCATGCTGCTTGCCGGCGGCACCACGCTGATCGACCTCGCCAAATGCGGCGTTGCCGAGCCCAACACGCTGGTCGATATCACCCATCTCAAGGGGCTCGATCGGATCGAAGTGAATGAGCGCGGCGCCACCATCGGCGCGCTGGCCAAAATGGGCCACATCGCCGACAATGCCGACATCAAGAGCCAATTTCCTGCAATCTCCGAAGCACTGTGGCAAGCCGCCTCGGCGCAGATCCGCAACATGGCGACCATCGGCGGCAACCTGATGCAGCGCACCCGCTGCCCCTATTTCCGTGATCCGTCGAATTTTTCCGCCTGCAACAAACGGCAGCCCGGCTCTGGCTGTTCGGCGATCGGCGGCGTCACCAGGGGCCACGCCGTACTCGGCACCAGCGAGGCCTGCATCGCCATGTATCCCGGTGACCTCGCCACCGCCTTGGTCGCCTTCGACGCAACAGTTCATCTCGGCGAGCGTAAGCTGCTGGTGGACGACTTCTTCCTGCTGCCCGGCACGACGCCGGACAGGGAACACGCGATCGAGCCGGGCGAGATGATCACCGCCATCGAAATCCCCGGCTCCGCCGCTGCCCGCCGTTCGACCTACCTCAAGATCCGCGACCGGCAGTCCTATGAATTCGCGGCGGCCAGTGCCGCCGTCGGCATTGAATTCGAAGCCGATGGCCGCACCATTCGCGACCTGCGCGTCGCGCTTGGCGGCGTCGCGACAAAACCGTGGCGCGCGCGCGCCCTCGAGGCAGCCTTGATAGGCAAGGTGCTGGAGCCGGAAACCGCCCGTGCCGCCAGCCGGCTCGCCGTCGAAGGCGCTGTCGACCATGGCGCCAACCACTACAAGATCGAGCTCGCACCGCGCGTCATCGCGCGCGCCATCCTCAAATTGGGAGAGACGGCATGA
- a CDS encoding AraC family transcriptional regulator, whose product MHETLADLAYRHATRPGGASIPRVSVHVAKETSWPIPVLYQPMLGIVLRGAKRVVIGDRTLSYDSNHFFIASIDVPASSVMIESSPEAPYVAARLAIDQDVLADLVVDIPCEARGDTAAFAVAAMTPELLDAWSRMLQLLDAPNEIDMLAPLIEREILFRVLQGPQGALLRQAARTDSRIAQIRGTIAHLRANFDRFVRIEELVEITGMSAATFHRHFRAATAMSPLQYQKALRLQEARRRLIANADATSAAFAVGYESPSQFSREYTRMFGTPPARDAARLRAIRN is encoded by the coding sequence ATGCACGAAACTCTCGCCGACCTTGCTTACCGCCACGCCACTCGGCCAGGGGGGGCGTCGATCCCGCGTGTGAGCGTTCATGTCGCGAAGGAGACCAGCTGGCCGATCCCAGTTCTGTACCAGCCCATGCTCGGCATCGTCCTGCGCGGCGCTAAGCGCGTGGTCATCGGTGACCGCACGCTTAGCTATGATAGCAATCATTTTTTCATCGCTTCTATCGACGTGCCCGCATCGAGCGTCATGATCGAGTCCTCGCCTGAGGCGCCCTACGTCGCGGCGAGGCTGGCGATAGACCAGGATGTCCTCGCAGACCTGGTTGTTGATATACCTTGCGAAGCCCGTGGCGATACTGCGGCTTTTGCTGTGGCCGCGATGACCCCCGAGCTTCTCGATGCTTGGTCAAGGATGTTGCAACTACTTGATGCCCCAAACGAAATCGACATGCTGGCGCCTCTGATCGAGCGCGAAATTCTGTTTCGCGTCCTGCAGGGGCCACAAGGAGCCCTGCTTCGCCAGGCCGCTCGAACCGATAGCCGGATTGCGCAAATTAGGGGTACCATCGCCCATTTGCGCGCGAACTTCGATCGCTTTGTTAGAATTGAAGAGTTGGTGGAAATCACCGGCATGAGCGCGGCAACCTTCCATCGCCATTTTCGAGCCGCCACTGCCATGAGCCCATTGCAATATCAGAAGGCTCTCCGCCTGCAGGAGGCAAGGCGGCGTCTGATTGCCAATGCCGATGCGACGAGCGCAGCTTTTGCTGTCGGATATGAAAGCCCGTCGCAGTTCAGCCGCGAATACACACGCATGTTCGGCACGCCGCCCGCGCGCGATGCAGCGAGGCTGCGCGCGATTAGGAACTGA